A genomic segment from Montipora foliosa isolate CH-2021 chromosome 9, ASM3666993v2, whole genome shotgun sequence encodes:
- the LOC137971220 gene encoding probable ATP-dependent RNA helicase DDX47, whose amino-acid sequence MAEVDEEILKEEVSFKSLGVVDVLCEACRQLEWKSPTKIQREAIPVALQGKDIIGLAETGSGKTGAFALPVLQSLLENPQRLYALVLTPTRELAFQISEQFEALGSSIGVKCAVIVGGMDMMSQALMLAKKPHIIIASPGRLIDHLENTKGFSLRTLKYLIMDEADRILNLDFEKEVDKLLKVIPRERRTYLYSATMTKKVQKLQRASLQNPVKVEVSTKYTTVEKLQQSYLFIPNKYKDCYLVFILNDLAGNSFMVFCGTCNNVQRVALMLRNLGLQAVPLHGQMGQSKRLGALNKFKSKDRSILIATDVASRGLDIPHVDVVINFDIPTHSKDYIHRVGRTARAGRAGRAITFVTQYDVELYQRIEQLIEKKLPLYPTVEDEVLLLMERVSEAQRYAKMEQREMQENKKKKRPVEEDSLNQEITLPSKKKKFGGKGKKHKGKKGK is encoded by the exons ATGGCGGAGGTAGACGAAGAAATTCTGAAAGAAGAAGTTTCTTTTAAATCCCTC GGTGTTGTCGATGTTCTTTGTGAAGCATGTCGGCAATTGGAATGGAAATCACCAACCAAAATTCAGAGAGAAGCTATTCCTGTTGCTTTACAAG GAAAAGACATCATCGGTTTGGCAGAAACAGGTTCTGGGAAGACAGGAGCATTTGCTTTACCAGTTCTTCAGTCATTATTGGAAAATCCCCAGAGATTGTATGCACTGGTCCTTACCCCAACAAG GGAACTGGcttttcaaatttctgaacagTTTGAAGCACTTGGTTCAAGTATTGGAGTCAAATGCG CTGTGATTGTGGGTGGAATGGACATGATGTCTCAAGCCCTGATGCTGGCAAAGAAACCGCACATTATAATAG CATCTCCAGGAAGACTGATTGATCACTTAGAAAACACAAAGGGATTTAGTTTAAGAACATTAAAGTATTTG ATTATGGATGAAGCTGATAGAATATTGAatcttgattttgaaaaagag GTTGACAAGCTTTTGAAAGTCATACCCAGAGAAAGAAGAACATACTTATATTCTGCAACAATGACCAAGAAG GTTCAAAAACTTCAAAGAGCATCCTTGCAAAATCCAGTGAAAGTTGAGGTTTCAACAAA ATACACGACAGTTGAAAAGTTACAACAAAGTTATTTATTCATTCCAAATAAATATAAG GACTGCTATCTGGTTTTCATCCTCAATGACTTGGCTGGAAATAGTTTCATGGTGTTTTGTGGAACGTGTAACAATGTGCAAAG AGTGGCATTAATGTTAAGAAATCTTGGCCTTCAAGCTGTTCCTCTTCATGGGCAAATGGGTCAG TCCAAGCGACTCGGTGCTTTGAACAAGTTCAAGTCCAAGGACCGTTCAATTCTGATAGCTACAGATGTGGCCAGCAGGGGATTGGATATACCTCATGTGGATGTTGTGATCAATTTTGACATCCCAACACATTCAAAG GATTACATTCATCGAGTTGGGCGAACAGCCAGAGCAGGTCGAGCGGGCCGCGCGATTACCTTTGTTACACA GTACGATGTTGAACTGTATCAGCGCATTGAGCAACTTATTGAAAAGAAACTTCCATTGTACCCAACAGTGGAAGATGAAGTACTGTTACTGATGGAGCGTGTATCGGAAGCTCAAAGATATGCAAAAATG GAACAGAGGGAGATGCAggagaacaagaaaaaaaagagaccGGTGGAGGAGGACAGTTTGAACCAGGAGATAACATTGCCGAGCAAGAAAAAGAAGTTTGGAGGAAAAGGCAAGAAACATAAAGGAAAGAAAGGGAAATGA